A single genomic interval of Thermodesulfatator atlanticus DSM 21156 harbors:
- a CDS encoding AtpZ/AtpI family protein — protein sequence MKYFLSLLGDFLTVGLAVGGSVAAGVFTGWFIDEKIFDGRTSPWFTIACAAFGIAGGIKNIFVMTRRRFKNEKNDQD from the coding sequence ATGAAATATTTTTTGAGCTTATTGGGCGATTTTTTAACCGTTGGCCTGGCGGTTGGGGGTTCGGTAGCCGCTGGGGTATTTACAGGGTGGTTCATTGATGAAAAGATTTTCGATGGCCGCACTTCTCCTTGGTTCACTATCGCCTGTGCGGCTTTTGGCATAGCCGGAGGCATCAAAAATATTTTTGTTATGACGCGCAGAAGATTTAAAAACGAGAAAAATGATCAGGATTGA
- a CDS encoding sulfite exporter TauE/SafE family protein yields the protein MLILIGIILFLAAFIHGVAGFAFALFAVPLLSFCWPLKKVVPLIALLATTLNGIMLFKLRHAFQFKRVFRLLAGGIPGVVLGAYFLAHFPNQFVRVLLGVVLVAYGLWGLKNPRPALVLNESWGYLFGFMAGFLGGALNTPGPPVVVYVTLQHWQKDEIKSTIQGFFFLLAGFVIFSHWRLGILNLEVLKHYVLFLPVVLTGMFLGHRFYFRLSLKAYYRILYLILILVGVLSFPW from the coding sequence GTGCTCATCCTGATAGGGATAATTCTTTTTCTGGCAGCTTTTATTCACGGGGTGGCAGGTTTTGCCTTTGCCCTTTTTGCTGTGCCCCTTTTGTCTTTCTGCTGGCCCCTTAAAAAAGTTGTCCCCCTTATCGCCCTCCTTGCCACTACGTTAAACGGCATCATGCTTTTTAAGTTGAGGCATGCCTTTCAATTCAAACGAGTTTTTCGGCTCTTGGCAGGAGGGATCCCAGGGGTAGTGTTAGGGGCTTATTTTTTGGCACATTTTCCCAATCAGTTTGTTCGCGTACTGCTTGGTGTTGTTTTGGTTGCTTATGGGCTCTGGGGGCTCAAAAATCCCAGGCCAGCCTTGGTGTTAAATGAGAGTTGGGGCTACCTTTTCGGGTTCATGGCAGGCTTTTTAGGGGGTGCGCTTAACACGCCAGGGCCTCCGGTGGTGGTCTATGTCACCTTGCAGCATTGGCAAAAGGACGAAATCAAAAGCACAATCCAGGGTTTTTTCTTTTTGTTGGCAGGTTTTGTGATTTTCTCGCACTGGCGCCTAGGGATTTTGAATCTGGAAGTGCTTAAACATTACGTGCTTTTTTTGCCGGTTGTCTTAACGGGCATGTTTTTAGGCCATCGTTTCTATTTCCGATTAAGTTTAAAGGCGTACTATCGCATTCTATACCTGATTCTTATTTTAGTAGGGGTGCTTAGTTTCCCCTGGTAG
- the hisS gene encoding histidine--tRNA ligase has protein sequence MIKAVRGFKDILPGETEKWVYLEGLARKFFSAYGFREIRTPILEKTELFARSIGEATDIVEKEMYSFLDRNKESVTLRPEATAGICRAVIENGLYAQAKVLKLFTMGPMFRHERPQKGRLRQFHQFNAEVFGSHAPGVDAEIIALAMDILEAGGAKNLRLELNSLGCPECRPVFREKLKNFLLARLDKLCDDCKRRAEKNPLRALDCKKESCQQEYKEAPLIEEFWCDTCRRHFAQVCEELELLGITYEKNPRLVRGLDYYVRTTFEIKAKDLGAQDTVAAGGRYDGLIKALGGPDIPGVGFAIGVERFLLVASLPHDLWPGLDLFVAALGNEARRFVLPLVRKLRGRGFMVDLDHEGRSLKAQLKAANRQKARYTLIIGESELSEEKALLRNMKTGEQKEVSFVSLENELIERLKKCSS, from the coding sequence ATGATTAAGGCGGTACGAGGTTTTAAGGATATCCTTCCCGGGGAAACAGAAAAATGGGTTTACCTTGAAGGGCTTGCCCGCAAGTTTTTTTCAGCCTACGGCTTTCGCGAGATACGCACCCCCATTCTTGAAAAGACAGAGCTTTTTGCCAGAAGCATTGGCGAGGCTACAGACATCGTTGAAAAGGAAATGTATTCCTTTCTTGATCGCAACAAAGAAAGTGTAACTTTGCGCCCAGAAGCAACGGCGGGGATTTGCCGTGCGGTGATTGAAAACGGGCTTTATGCCCAGGCTAAGGTGCTAAAGCTTTTCACCATGGGGCCAATGTTTCGTCATGAAAGGCCCCAAAAAGGTCGCCTGCGCCAATTTCACCAGTTCAACGCTGAAGTCTTTGGTAGCCATGCTCCGGGTGTTGATGCGGAAATCATAGCCCTTGCAATGGACATCCTTGAAGCTGGTGGTGCGAAAAACTTGCGCCTTGAGCTTAATTCTCTGGGCTGCCCTGAGTGCCGCCCTGTTTTTCGGGAAAAGCTAAAAAACTTTTTGCTAGCAAGGCTTGATAAACTTTGTGACGATTGCAAACGACGTGCAGAGAAAAATCCTTTGCGTGCCCTTGATTGCAAAAAAGAATCCTGCCAGCAGGAATACAAAGAAGCCCCTCTTATTGAAGAATTCTGGTGTGATACCTGCCGCAGGCATTTTGCCCAGGTTTGTGAAGAGCTTGAGCTCTTGGGGATAACCTATGAGAAAAATCCACGCTTGGTAAGAGGGCTTGATTACTACGTGCGCACCACTTTTGAGATTAAAGCCAAAGACTTAGGCGCCCAGGATACCGTAGCTGCTGGTGGACGTTATGATGGTTTGATTAAAGCCCTTGGCGGGCCTGATATCCCGGGAGTTGGTTTTGCCATAGGGGTTGAAAGGTTTTTGCTTGTGGCTTCCTTGCCTCACGATCTCTGGCCAGGGCTTGATCTTTTCGTGGCAGCCTTGGGAAATGAAGCCCGGAGATTTGTACTTCCGCTAGTTAGAAAGCTAAGGGGCCGGGGTTTTATGGTGGATCTGGACCATGAAGGCCGAAGTCTTAAAGCCCAGCTTAAGGCAGCCAACCGCCAAAAGGCACGTTATACCTTGATAATAGGTGAAAGTGAGCTTTCGGAAGAAAAAGCCCTTTTGCGCAATATGAAAACTGGCGAGCAGAAGGAAGTTTCTTTCGTCAGCTTAGAAAATGAATTGATCGAGCGACTTAAGAAGTGCTCATCCTGA
- a CDS encoding TIGR02266 family protein produces the protein MDDKRKHPRLEHVFRVDYSTPEALFNEFAENISEGGMFIKTSRPLEIGTEIIIEFKLPLLKEPIKVKGKVEWNTDMPGIRKPTPGMGVSFQGLSSEDKEKINKIVRQLKAL, from the coding sequence ATGGATGACAAACGCAAACACCCCCGCTTAGAACATGTATTTCGGGTGGATTACAGTACCCCTGAAGCCCTTTTCAATGAGTTTGCGGAGAACATAAGCGAAGGGGGAATGTTCATAAAGACTTCTCGTCCCTTAGAAATAGGGACAGAGATTATCATTGAATTCAAACTCCCACTTCTTAAGGAGCCTATCAAAGTAAAAGGTAAGGTGGAATGGAACACTGACATGCCGGGGATAAGAAAACCAACCCCCGGCATGGGAGTAAGTTTTCAGGGCCTGTCTTCTGAAGATAAAGAAAAGATAAACAAGATCGTAAGGCAATTAAAAGCACTTTAG
- a CDS encoding ATP synthase subunit I — protein MIRIETNENFIKRFKVWTIFLLLALAVAFYLVTAQWSQGLSVLVGGAIALLNFQSLHKDVKAIAESVASGYQTAQRATRVYLFKYYLRLIATAIVLFFVIKVRIIEPLPFIVGISVIIVNILLCFFREIGRNFWLKLKEG, from the coding sequence ATGATCAGGATTGAAACTAACGAAAACTTTATCAAAAGATTTAAAGTCTGGACTATTTTTCTCCTGCTAGCTTTGGCGGTAGCCTTTTATCTTGTCACCGCACAGTGGTCCCAGGGGCTTAGCGTACTGGTAGGCGGAGCCATTGCGCTTCTTAATTTTCAGTCCTTACACAAAGATGTCAAAGCTATTGCTGAAAGCGTAGCATCTGGCTATCAGACTGCCCAGCGAGCCACCAGAGTGTATCTTTTCAAGTATTATCTTCGACTCATTGCCACGGCAATTGTGCTGTTTTTTGTAATAAAAGTTCGAATAATCGAGCCATTGCCATTTATAGTGGGAATTTCCGTTATTATTGTGAATATCCTACTTTGCTTTTTTAGGGAAATTGGGCGTAATTTCTGGCTAAAATTGAAGGAGGGCTAG